In Streptomyces chartreusis NRRL 3882, the following are encoded in one genomic region:
- a CDS encoding ANTAR domain-containing protein, producing the protein MTSAASPHRTGGLNTLVISGRVDAERAELTPCGELVHGCAETLARTLAELPPTITRVDLDMGGVHFMDTAGLQFLDVLGDFARQRFVTVTTTNWNGQPRRILELAGLDTTDPLRATPRPDPEPAQPSAPAPSAVALERAERLHVLQEEVEQLRQAIASRPVIDQARGILMATHGCTSDEAWHILRETSQLSNTKLRDVAAAVTASAKSDGPRPSPALREALQRAITRRGRT; encoded by the coding sequence ATGACGTCTGCGGCATCACCACATCGCACAGGAGGGTTGAACACACTGGTCATCAGTGGCCGCGTGGACGCGGAACGGGCTGAGCTCACCCCGTGTGGTGAGCTGGTCCACGGCTGCGCGGAAACACTGGCCAGGACCCTGGCCGAACTGCCGCCCACGATCACGCGGGTGGATCTGGACATGGGGGGCGTGCACTTCATGGACACGGCGGGTCTGCAGTTCCTCGACGTGCTGGGCGACTTCGCCCGGCAGCGGTTCGTGACGGTCACGACCACGAACTGGAACGGCCAGCCGCGCCGGATCCTGGAACTGGCGGGCCTGGACACGACCGACCCCCTGCGGGCCACGCCCCGGCCCGACCCGGAGCCCGCCCAGCCGTCCGCCCCGGCCCCGTCCGCGGTCGCCCTGGAACGCGCGGAGCGCCTGCACGTCCTCCAGGAGGAGGTCGAGCAGCTCCGCCAGGCCATCGCCTCCCGCCCGGTCATCGACCAGGCCCGGGGCATCCTGATGGCGACCCACGGCTGCACGTCCGACGAGGCCTGGCACATCCTCCGCGAGACCTCCCAGCTCTCCAACACCAAGCTCCGCGACGTGGCCGCCGCGGTGACGGCGAGCGCGAAGTCGGACGGCCCCCGCCCGTCCCCCGCCCTCCGCGAGGCCTTGCAGCGAGCCATCACCCGCCGCGGCCGGACCTGA
- a CDS encoding STAS domain-containing protein gives MNTQYRVPAAGSSDPVPGLAVFPLSGRQGVRAAGEVVLTTRAIWEGVLEQAVREDEDVYHLELSDVTFVDVAGAGALATAAGQLGDGRRFVVRRPPAALRRTLDLLWPGHAGIEVSMS, from the coding sequence TTGAACACTCAGTATCGGGTGCCGGCCGCCGGGTCCAGTGACCCCGTGCCGGGCTTGGCGGTGTTCCCGTTGTCCGGGCGGCAGGGTGTCCGGGCGGCGGGCGAGGTCGTCCTGACGACCCGTGCGATCTGGGAAGGCGTACTGGAGCAGGCCGTTCGCGAGGATGAGGACGTGTACCACCTGGAGTTGTCCGACGTGACGTTCGTCGACGTCGCGGGCGCGGGTGCGCTCGCGACGGCCGCCGGGCAGCTCGGGGACGGCCGGCGGTTCGTGGTGCGACGGCCGCCGGCGGCCCTGCGGCGGACGCTGGACCTGCTGTGGCCCGGCCATGCGGGGATCGAGGTGTCGATGTCATGA
- a CDS encoding sensor histidine kinase — protein sequence MTAAVAEPFGPLEPFVHPALFYRDEEEYLDVTVPFVREGLAAGEPVAVAVPGKNLALIRDALGDAAEAVRLLDMREAGRNPGRIIPGVLRAFADAQPAGRRVRIIGEPIWAGRSDTEYPACVQHEALINAAFRGRTATILCPYDVEQLPEHVLADAYATHPTVIPSGSRLEQGSDAYAPGDVVDRYNEALPPVPDALTFAFDSGSLSEARHVAVGEGARLGLTGVKLDDLALATAELTTNSVVHGGGSGVLRVWTEDRYVVCEVRDEGRLADVLAGRRPVPRDQRGGRGLLLVNLIADLVRVHRGDSGTTVRCWFAR from the coding sequence ATGACCGCTGCCGTGGCTGAACCCTTCGGTCCCCTGGAACCCTTCGTCCATCCCGCGCTCTTCTACCGCGACGAGGAGGAGTACCTCGACGTCACCGTGCCCTTCGTGCGCGAAGGTCTGGCGGCCGGTGAACCCGTGGCCGTCGCCGTGCCGGGCAAGAACCTCGCGCTGATCCGGGACGCGCTGGGCGATGCCGCCGAGGCGGTGCGGCTCCTCGACATGCGCGAGGCCGGCCGCAACCCCGGGCGGATCATCCCGGGCGTGCTCCGCGCGTTCGCCGACGCCCAGCCGGCCGGACGCCGGGTGCGGATCATCGGCGAGCCCATCTGGGCCGGGCGCTCCGACACCGAGTACCCCGCCTGCGTCCAGCACGAGGCGCTCATCAACGCGGCCTTCCGGGGCCGTACGGCGACCATCCTGTGTCCGTACGACGTCGAGCAGCTCCCCGAGCACGTCCTCGCCGACGCCTACGCCACGCATCCCACCGTCATCCCCTCCGGCTCCCGGCTGGAGCAGGGCAGCGACGCGTACGCCCCCGGGGACGTCGTCGACCGCTACAACGAGGCGCTGCCGCCCGTGCCGGACGCGCTGACGTTCGCCTTCGACTCCGGCTCGCTCTCCGAGGCCCGGCACGTGGCCGTCGGGGAGGGCGCGCGGCTCGGCCTCACCGGCGTCAAGCTGGACGACCTGGCCCTCGCCACGGCGGAGCTCACCACCAACAGCGTGGTGCACGGCGGCGGTTCCGGGGTGCTGCGGGTGTGGACCGAGGACAGGTACGTGGTGTGCGAGGTGCGCGACGAAGGGCGGCTCGCGGACGTGCTGGCCGGGCGCCGGCCCGTGCCCCGGGACCAGCGCGGCGGGCGCGGGCTGCTGCTGGTGAATCTCATCGCCGACCTGGTGCGGGTGCACAGGGGGGACAGCGGGACGACCGTGCGCTGCTGGTTCGCCCGCTGA
- a CDS encoding rod shape-determining protein: MTASLEQLRRCHFAVDLGAARTRVYVKGAGLVVDQPSAAAVNSRTGALIAVGELAEKMTGRTPDYIRVVRPVSGGTVVDIEMAQRMLRHLLGDKMRRSLRRKPILRAAACTPHDADPLAQRAAIETLVGLGARRVELVDTLIAAAVGCGLPVEQPEATMIMVCGAAATQVAVLSLGSIVTAERIPVGGEAVDNAIVQHLRHRHELMLPSQSVRPLQLALSGNGLTPHGPASTEIHGRDVATGLARSVQVDTAAVRDAIQTPLTAILDGIGAVLRSCPPDLVADLADRGIMMVGGSALLPGLDQMLRQATGMPVHIAERPDVCAVQGLGAMMEGRIEPLALDPLGS, encoded by the coding sequence ATGACCGCCAGTCTGGAGCAGTTGCGCCGCTGCCACTTCGCCGTCGACCTGGGGGCGGCCCGCACCCGTGTCTACGTCAAGGGCGCCGGGCTCGTCGTCGACCAGCCGTCGGCCGCCGCCGTGAACAGCCGCACCGGCGCGCTGATCGCGGTCGGCGAGCTCGCGGAGAAGATGACGGGCCGCACACCGGACTACATCAGGGTGGTACGGCCGGTCTCCGGCGGCACCGTCGTCGACATCGAGATGGCGCAGCGCATGCTGCGACACCTGCTCGGCGACAAGATGCGCCGCAGCCTGCGCCGCAAGCCGATCCTGCGCGCCGCGGCCTGCACCCCGCACGACGCCGACCCGCTCGCCCAGCGCGCCGCCATCGAGACGCTGGTCGGCCTCGGGGCCCGCCGCGTGGAACTGGTCGACACGCTGATCGCCGCCGCCGTCGGCTGCGGACTGCCCGTGGAGCAGCCCGAGGCCACCATGATCATGGTGTGCGGTGCCGCGGCGACGCAGGTGGCCGTGCTGTCCCTCGGCTCGATCGTCACCGCCGAGCGCATCCCCGTGGGCGGCGAGGCCGTCGACAACGCGATCGTGCAGCACCTGCGGCACCGGCACGAGCTGATGCTGCCCAGCCAGTCGGTACGGCCGTTGCAGCTCGCCCTGTCCGGCAACGGCCTCACCCCGCACGGTCCGGCCTCGACGGAGATCCACGGGCGGGACGTCGCCACGGGCCTCGCCCGTTCCGTCCAGGTCGACACGGCCGCCGTCCGGGACGCCATCCAGACGCCGCTGACCGCCATCCTGGACGGCATCGGTGCCGTGCTGCGGTCCTGTCCGCCCGACCTGGTCGCCGACCTCGCCGACCGGGGGATCATGATGGTCGGCGGCAGTGCGCTGCTGCCGGGCCTGGACCAGATGCTGCGTCAGGCGACCGGGATGCCCGTGCACATCGCCGAGCGCCCGGACGTGTGCGCCGTGCAGGGGCTCGGCGCGATGATGGAGGGCAGGATCGAACCGCTGGCGCTGGATCCGCTGGGATCCTGA
- a CDS encoding SAV_2336 N-terminal domain-related protein — protein sequence MVSDHGPGPSPVARLAAALSAAGASPTPRELAELLWMAALLDRERQEEEPSREPGEDRAPSSTAPAHEAGNPEASTPGKADTPTPVPPQPEPVRHTPDRVPLTLPAPRSPQHRHDAPGGGGSPLLAPAPPMLPHPLALQRALRPLKRKVASAHVRVLDERATADRIARLGAHPDVWFPVLRPAPDRWLRLNLVHDTGPTMPVWRPLVSELHTALAQSGIFRDVTLHPAAPDGRARHVPVLDDGRTVTLVVSDCMGPQWRPGEAGDRWYRTLRHWARHMPLAVVQPLPEHLWPTTALPAEPGLLTSPSTAAPSARLAFTPYEAAPPPDHALPVPVLEPGAPWLAHWAALVAGPGGARTPGAAAWLPPSPAPPAEPTPDIASSSPEDLVLRFRATASPEAFRLAGHLALAVPSVPVMRLVQRTVDRDPRPQHLAEVILSGMLTSVPGPPGSYEFRPGVRELLLRSLPRTARGRTREFLEQVGGLIDERAGRAAGEFRAETTGERDGSGMAFATVSEETVRRLGHRARPTILFEADDLTGHPEARITLEYAVHEMLSRGALTASQFDVRVRGNGYVVHADPGTYVLPVLVAVLRGLPEVLTGLVDPPRLTVTFWDRPTPPPEAPPVPADILVVVSPDVYEQFAGSSAAQGPQRFQPLYRGGATDTPPVAWYCPLSPATAAPGPEARDLVRGPFITHDLRRLGIPAPGRTAVVHTQPDGPLTLLDPAQPHGDGPPRLVTYYEVDLTTHQSHHWVSLPSSGKGAFAAAVELSWRVDDPVAFVRAGVTRVSEPLLGHLLDEAARITRRHPLRRAGAAQRAVNAGLRRWPVPGLSVAASVELAPEGAAPPGLPQAPARSAPDLSGLLDEAETVLLGFDGPMARLFSAATAREAALDLLTLVTEHRDPQDALTGRPLAADAARETFVHPLDVLRAFARDRLGPLLRDRLDAIELRAVPDAPTTHNSVPLVRALHDSGRRVSVVTDVSAPAVHRYLDPYGLPLAGIHARGEDLALLTPHPDCLLRAMHSSGGAAATGVLIGSTVAELTAAQQAGVRFVGLARNTTAARQLDEAGCETTVSSLAPLLEAARSL from the coding sequence ATGGTTTCTGACCACGGCCCCGGGCCGTCCCCGGTTGCCCGGCTGGCCGCGGCCCTGTCCGCGGCCGGCGCGTCGCCGACGCCGCGCGAGCTGGCCGAACTGCTGTGGATGGCCGCCCTGTTGGACCGCGAACGGCAGGAGGAGGAGCCGTCGCGGGAGCCCGGCGAGGACCGCGCCCCGTCGTCCACCGCACCCGCACACGAGGCCGGCAACCCCGAGGCGAGCACCCCCGGGAAGGCAGACACTCCCACCCCCGTACCCCCGCAGCCGGAGCCGGTCCGCCACACCCCCGACCGCGTCCCGCTGACCCTGCCCGCCCCGCGCTCCCCGCAGCACCGGCACGACGCCCCGGGCGGCGGCGGATCCCCCCTCCTCGCCCCCGCACCCCCGATGCTGCCCCACCCCCTCGCGCTCCAGCGCGCCCTGCGTCCGCTGAAGCGCAAGGTGGCCTCCGCGCACGTCCGGGTGCTGGACGAGCGGGCGACGGCCGACCGCATCGCCCGGCTCGGCGCCCACCCCGACGTGTGGTTCCCGGTCCTGCGCCCGGCCCCCGACCGCTGGCTGCGCCTGAACCTCGTGCACGACACCGGCCCCACCATGCCGGTCTGGCGCCCCCTGGTGAGCGAACTGCACACCGCGCTGGCCCAGTCGGGCATCTTCCGTGACGTCACCCTGCACCCGGCGGCCCCCGACGGCCGGGCCCGCCACGTCCCGGTGCTCGACGACGGCCGCACCGTCACCCTCGTCGTCAGCGACTGCATGGGCCCGCAGTGGCGTCCGGGCGAGGCGGGCGACCGCTGGTACCGCACCCTGCGCCACTGGGCCCGCCACATGCCGCTCGCCGTGGTCCAGCCCCTCCCGGAACACCTCTGGCCCACCACCGCGCTCCCCGCCGAGCCGGGCCTGCTCACCTCCCCGTCCACGGCGGCCCCCTCGGCGCGCCTCGCCTTCACCCCCTACGAAGCCGCACCGCCCCCCGACCACGCCCTCCCCGTCCCGGTCCTGGAACCGGGCGCCCCCTGGCTCGCCCACTGGGCTGCCCTGGTCGCCGGCCCGGGCGGCGCCCGCACCCCGGGCGCGGCGGCATGGCTGCCGCCCTCCCCCGCACCGCCCGCCGAACCGACCCCCGACATCGCCTCGTCCTCCCCGGAGGACCTGGTCCTGCGCTTTCGCGCGACCGCGTCCCCGGAGGCCTTCCGCCTCGCCGGGCACCTCGCCCTGGCGGTCCCCTCGGTCCCGGTGATGCGCCTGGTCCAGCGCACCGTGGACCGCGACCCGCGCCCCCAGCACCTGGCCGAGGTGATCCTCAGCGGCATGCTCACCTCCGTCCCCGGGCCACCCGGCTCCTACGAGTTCCGGCCCGGTGTACGGGAGTTGCTGCTGCGCTCCCTCCCCCGCACGGCCCGGGGCCGCACCCGCGAGTTCCTCGAACAGGTCGGAGGCCTGATCGACGAACGGGCCGGACGCGCGGCCGGCGAGTTCCGGGCCGAGACGACCGGCGAACGCGACGGCTCGGGCATGGCGTTCGCGACGGTGAGCGAGGAGACGGTACGCCGGCTGGGCCACCGCGCCCGCCCCACGATCCTCTTCGAGGCCGACGACCTCACCGGCCACCCCGAGGCCCGCATCACCCTCGAATACGCGGTGCACGAGATGCTCTCCCGCGGCGCCCTCACCGCTTCCCAGTTCGACGTCCGGGTCCGCGGCAACGGCTACGTCGTCCACGCCGACCCCGGCACCTACGTGCTCCCCGTGCTGGTCGCGGTCCTGCGCGGGCTGCCCGAGGTCCTCACCGGGCTGGTGGACCCGCCGCGTCTGACCGTGACGTTCTGGGACCGGCCCACCCCGCCGCCGGAGGCACCGCCCGTGCCCGCCGACATCCTGGTGGTCGTCTCCCCGGACGTGTACGAGCAGTTCGCCGGCAGCTCGGCGGCGCAGGGGCCCCAGCGCTTCCAGCCCCTCTACCGGGGCGGCGCCACGGACACCCCGCCCGTCGCCTGGTACTGCCCGCTGTCCCCCGCCACCGCCGCCCCCGGACCCGAGGCCCGCGACCTGGTGCGGGGCCCCTTCATCACGCACGACCTGCGCCGGCTCGGGATACCGGCCCCGGGCCGCACGGCCGTCGTCCACACCCAGCCCGACGGCCCGCTCACCCTCCTCGACCCCGCCCAGCCGCACGGCGACGGGCCGCCGCGGCTCGTGACGTACTACGAGGTGGACCTCACCACCCACCAGTCCCACCACTGGGTCTCCCTGCCGAGCTCCGGCAAGGGCGCCTTCGCCGCCGCGGTCGAGCTGTCCTGGCGGGTGGACGACCCGGTCGCCTTCGTGCGCGCCGGGGTCACCCGGGTGTCCGAGCCGCTGCTCGGCCATCTGCTGGACGAGGCGGCCCGCATCACCCGGCGCCATCCACTGCGCCGGGCGGGCGCGGCCCAGCGCGCGGTCAACGCCGGGCTGCGCAGGTGGCCGGTGCCGGGGCTGTCGGTGGCGGCCTCGGTGGAGCTGGCCCCGGAGGGGGCGGCCCCGCCCGGCCTGCCGCAGGCCCCGGCCCGGTCGGCGCCCGACCTGTCCGGACTCCTGGATGAGGCCGAGACCGTGCTGCTCGGCTTCGACGGCCCCATGGCCCGGCTGTTCTCGGCGGCCACCGCCCGCGAGGCCGCGCTCGACCTGCTCACCCTCGTCACCGAGCACCGCGACCCGCAGGACGCCCTGACGGGCCGGCCCCTGGCCGCCGACGCGGCACGGGAGACGTTCGTCCATCCGCTCGACGTCCTGAGGGCCTTCGCCCGGGACCGGCTCGGCCCCCTGCTCCGCGACCGTCTCGACGCGATCGAACTGCGCGCGGTCCCCGACGCGCCGACGACCCACAACTCGGTGCCGCTGGTCCGGGCCCTGCACGACTCGGGCCGCCGCGTCAGCGTGGTCACGGACGTCAGCGCACCGGCCGTACACCGCTACCTCGACCCCTACGGCCTCCCCCTGGCCGGTATCCACGCCCGCGGCGAGGACCTCGCCCTGCTGACCCCGCACCCCGACTGCCTCCTGCGCGCGATGCACTCCTCGGGCGGCGCCGCCGCGACCGGCGTACTGATCGGCTCCACGGTCGCCGAACTCACCGCCGCCCAGCAGGCCGGAGTGCGCTTCGTCGGCCTCGCCCGCAACACCACCGCCGCCCGGCAGCTCGACGAGGCGGGCTGCGAGACCACCGTCAGCTCCCTGGCACCACTCCTGGAGGCCGCGCGCTCCCTCTAG
- a CDS encoding AAA family ATPase: MPHWSVYTGDSEPHDGIDHLPAPPPWRAFDGGPALPPPHDSDDATAVSPDRVHRAKSYVATPESVRLVNAALCLRRPLLVTGPPGTGKSSLAYAVARELRLGPVLRWNITSRSTLADGLYQYDPLSRLYAARERQDGPGRAAGDVEDHLRLGPLGTALLPYERPRALLVDEIDKSDLDLPNDLLNVLEEGQYEIPELVRAARHSGDGAAEVLADGTDTPVTVHRGRVRCRAFPFVVLTSNGEREFPPAFLRRCVRLKLRRPDRDQLTDIVRAHLDTPDGHADRLITRFLERAGGGELATDQLLNALYLTGVAGLDAESRDDLAEQLMPYLSATADGDGF; this comes from the coding sequence ATGCCGCACTGGTCCGTCTACACCGGCGACAGCGAGCCGCACGACGGCATCGACCACCTCCCCGCACCACCGCCCTGGCGTGCCTTCGACGGCGGGCCCGCCCTGCCGCCGCCGCACGACAGCGACGACGCGACGGCCGTCTCCCCCGACCGCGTGCACCGGGCGAAGTCGTACGTGGCCACCCCGGAGAGCGTCCGGCTCGTCAACGCCGCGCTGTGCCTGCGCCGCCCCCTGCTCGTCACCGGTCCGCCCGGCACCGGCAAGTCCTCACTCGCGTACGCGGTGGCGCGCGAGCTGCGCCTCGGACCGGTCCTGCGCTGGAACATCACCAGCCGCAGCACCCTCGCCGACGGCCTCTACCAGTACGACCCGCTGTCCCGGCTGTACGCGGCCCGGGAGCGGCAGGACGGGCCCGGCCGTGCCGCCGGTGACGTCGAGGACCACCTCCGCCTCGGCCCGCTCGGCACGGCCCTGCTCCCCTACGAACGGCCCCGCGCCCTGCTCGTCGACGAGATCGACAAGAGCGACCTCGACCTGCCGAACGACCTGCTGAACGTCCTGGAGGAGGGCCAGTACGAGATCCCGGAACTGGTGCGGGCCGCACGTCACTCCGGTGACGGCGCGGCCGAGGTCCTGGCGGACGGCACGGACACGCCGGTCACCGTCCACCGCGGGCGGGTCCGCTGCCGGGCCTTCCCGTTCGTGGTGCTGACCAGCAACGGCGAGCGCGAGTTCCCACCCGCCTTCCTGCGCCGCTGTGTCCGGCTGAAGCTGCGCCGCCCCGACCGGGACCAGCTCACCGACATCGTCCGCGCCCACCTGGACACCCCGGACGGTCACGCGGACCGTCTGATCACCCGCTTCCTGGAGCGGGCGGGCGGCGGCGAACTCGCCACCGATCAGCTGCTGAACGCCCTCTACCTCACAGGAGTCGCGGGCCTCGACGCCGAGTCCCGCGACGACCTCGCCGAGCAGCTGATGCCGTACCTCAGCGCGACGGCCGACGGCGATGGTTTCTGA
- a CDS encoding trypsin-like peptidase domain-containing protein, with protein MNSAEWHARIELRGRVAGAGFLVAPGTVLTCAHVVGDGEGLTVTFTERPGSPPVPARVVAHGGWTGSSTDLGDLAVLELDEEVPIAPAALAPVDAAHGPAPRKLVVYGFPVGFDEGTLAEYRVTAPQLIKREWIQLEAWHPGGQPLAPGFSGAAVTLADTGEVVGMATAAAGTRDVRTGRMMPTQVMARYWPALQSLVPTSDHTTADRARLRALVEKAARAGVDCDPVRLYTAAADPFDPPPPEEGFDSLWSAALFVLCELDGPGAARTVSRFADRLQALLHTPAVEPSAPDWSPILVELGHSGAGDDLVRVEVSAYSEGRRHPVDSGTVEQHRLRAYVQDRIEAAFRYLTPGADELVAFALPRDWLDWPVDRWESAPDDATPLGCVYPLVVTDHARRKASTRHVLTRAWKRLDALPGARLHRVECGGPQEPGRLRMLLRRPDACLAGFGTAPAASRTRPHFDTSLTAPAPVIVWSRDGCGSGQEDCSGADGCTGKAFLDALDACLRAVPPAELPRRILALREEADAEEDHWAHGIQLLWDDPRVFTDPHAVAAHARTPVA; from the coding sequence ATGAACAGCGCCGAGTGGCACGCCCGGATCGAGTTACGGGGCCGGGTGGCCGGAGCCGGCTTCCTGGTCGCGCCCGGCACGGTGCTGACCTGTGCCCACGTCGTGGGGGACGGCGAGGGCCTGACCGTGACCTTCACCGAGCGGCCCGGCTCCCCGCCCGTGCCCGCCCGGGTGGTCGCGCACGGCGGCTGGACCGGCTCCAGCACCGACCTCGGCGACCTCGCCGTGCTGGAACTCGACGAGGAGGTGCCGATCGCCCCGGCCGCGCTGGCCCCGGTCGACGCCGCGCACGGCCCGGCACCGCGCAAGCTCGTCGTCTACGGCTTCCCGGTCGGCTTCGACGAGGGCACCCTCGCCGAATACCGCGTCACCGCACCCCAGTTGATCAAACGGGAGTGGATCCAGCTGGAGGCCTGGCACCCGGGCGGCCAGCCCCTGGCCCCCGGCTTCAGCGGGGCCGCCGTCACCCTGGCCGACACCGGCGAGGTCGTCGGCATGGCCACGGCGGCGGCCGGCACCCGGGACGTGCGCACCGGCCGGATGATGCCCACCCAGGTCATGGCCCGCTACTGGCCCGCACTCCAGAGCCTGGTCCCCACCTCCGACCACACCACCGCCGACCGGGCCCGGTTGCGTGCCCTGGTCGAGAAGGCGGCCCGCGCGGGCGTGGACTGCGACCCGGTCCGGCTCTACACGGCGGCGGCCGACCCGTTCGATCCGCCGCCGCCCGAGGAGGGGTTCGACTCGCTGTGGTCGGCGGCCCTGTTCGTCCTGTGCGAACTCGACGGCCCGGGCGCCGCGCGGACGGTGTCCCGGTTCGCCGACCGGCTTCAGGCCCTGCTGCACACCCCGGCCGTGGAGCCGTCGGCGCCCGACTGGTCGCCCATCCTCGTCGAACTCGGACACAGCGGCGCGGGCGACGACCTGGTCCGTGTCGAGGTGTCCGCGTACAGCGAGGGGCGGCGGCACCCGGTGGACTCGGGCACGGTCGAGCAGCACCGGCTGCGCGCTTACGTCCAGGACCGTATCGAGGCGGCCTTCCGCTATCTGACGCCCGGCGCCGACGAGTTGGTCGCCTTCGCACTGCCCCGGGACTGGCTGGACTGGCCCGTCGACCGCTGGGAGAGCGCCCCCGACGACGCCACCCCGCTCGGCTGCGTCTACCCGCTGGTCGTCACCGACCACGCCCGGCGCAAGGCCAGCACCCGGCATGTCCTGACCCGGGCCTGGAAGCGCCTCGACGCCTTGCCGGGCGCGCGGCTGCACCGCGTGGAGTGCGGCGGCCCGCAGGAGCCCGGGCGGCTGCGGATGCTGCTGCGGCGGCCCGACGCCTGCCTCGCCGGGTTCGGCACCGCCCCGGCCGCCTCCCGCACCCGGCCGCACTTCGACACCTCGCTCACGGCGCCGGCCCCGGTCATCGTGTGGTCGCGCGACGGCTGCGGCTCGGGGCAGGAGGACTGCTCCGGAGCGGACGGCTGCACCGGCAAGGCCTTCCTCGACGCGCTCGACGCCTGCCTCAGGGCCGTACCGCCCGCGGAACTCCCCCGCCGGATCCTGGCCCTGCGCGAGGAGGCCGACGCCGAGGAGGACCACTGGGCCCACGGCATCCAGCTGCTGTGGGACGACCCGCGCGTCTTCACCGACCCGCATGCCGTCGCCGCCCACGCCCGGACCCCGGTGGCCTGA
- a CDS encoding CU044_2847 family protein, which translates to MDGLVEFRTGDGAVVAVEAVEERSGSRLVSRGDGTVQATRTFEGALDGVRSAAESALRVFRDGSLKPDGVEIEFGVKLSAETGAFIAKGTAEGHLVVRLTWSPAGPETSPAS; encoded by the coding sequence GTGGACGGGTTGGTCGAGTTCAGGACCGGTGACGGTGCCGTGGTCGCGGTCGAGGCGGTGGAGGAGCGGTCCGGCTCCCGCCTGGTCTCCCGCGGCGACGGCACGGTCCAGGCGACCCGCACCTTCGAGGGCGCCCTGGACGGGGTGCGCTCGGCGGCGGAGTCCGCGCTGCGGGTGTTCCGCGACGGCTCGCTGAAGCCCGACGGCGTGGAGATCGAGTTCGGGGTCAAACTGTCCGCGGAAACAGGCGCGTTCATCGCCAAGGGCACCGCCGAGGGCCACCTGGTGGTCAGACTGACCTGGTCCCCGGCCGGTCCGGAGACCAGCCCCGCCTCATGA
- a CDS encoding carboxyl transferase domain-containing protein: MTERLPGTERPSARAVADAIADDSTFAELPAVIRDAKPDGPLGWPGYDALRTRAAERTGEQESVVCGTARVGGTRAVLIAFEFGFLGGSLGERTGDRLEAAYTYAREHRLPVVPLVATGGSRMQEGMLALTQLQRVARQSALTREAGLAQVAVVRDPTTGGGWATLGAGADVVLALPGAQVGFAGSRVRPADADPAAYTAEAQVAAGAADAVVRPEDLRGTLGRWLRLLTCPSGTPAPPPEPLGDDAGLPATGWDAVRRARSPRRPRAAAYLDAYFSDRAAISGDRCGGTDPDGMLCGFGTHEGRTIAYAAQTGTATRPAGYRTAARLIRLADRLGIPVLTLVDTPGAANDAAAERQGAGPAIADLFGAVAGARTPVTTLVIGEGGSGGALALAAPGNTWATPDSYFSVIAPELAAAILKRPPREVETTADQLRIRPQDLVELGVIRGTVGP, translated from the coding sequence ATGACTGAGCGCCTCCCCGGGACTGAGCGCCCCTCCGCCCGCGCGGTCGCCGACGCCATCGCCGACGACTCCACCTTCGCCGAACTGCCGGCCGTCATACGGGACGCGAAGCCGGACGGCCCGCTCGGCTGGCCCGGCTACGACGCCTTGCGCACCCGTGCCGCCGAACGCACCGGCGAGCAGGAGTCCGTGGTCTGCGGCACCGCCCGCGTCGGCGGTACCCGGGCCGTGCTGATCGCCTTCGAGTTCGGCTTCCTCGGCGGCTCGCTCGGCGAACGCACCGGCGACCGGCTGGAGGCGGCGTACACCTACGCCCGTGAGCACCGCCTCCCGGTCGTGCCGCTGGTCGCCACCGGCGGCAGCCGGATGCAGGAGGGCATGCTCGCCCTGACCCAACTCCAGCGCGTGGCCCGGCAGTCGGCGCTCACCAGGGAAGCGGGACTCGCGCAGGTCGCCGTGGTGCGCGATCCGACCACCGGGGGCGGCTGGGCCACCCTGGGCGCGGGCGCCGACGTGGTCCTCGCGCTGCCCGGGGCCCAGGTCGGCTTCGCCGGCTCCCGGGTGCGGCCGGCGGACGCGGACCCGGCGGCCTACACGGCCGAGGCGCAGGTCGCGGCGGGGGCGGCGGACGCGGTCGTACGGCCGGAGGACCTGCGCGGGACGCTGGGCCGGTGGCTGCGGCTGCTGACGTGCCCGTCCGGCACGCCGGCGCCGCCGCCCGAACCGCTCGGCGACGACGCGGGCCTGCCCGCCACCGGCTGGGACGCCGTCCGGCGCGCCCGCTCACCCCGGCGCCCGCGCGCCGCCGCCTACTTGGACGCCTACTTCTCCGACCGAGCGGCGATCAGCGGCGACCGCTGCGGCGGCACGGACCCGGACGGCATGCTGTGCGGCTTCGGCACGCACGAGGGCCGCACGATCGCGTACGCCGCGCAGACCGGAACCGCGACCCGCCCCGCCGGCTACCGCACCGCCGCCCGTCTGATCCGTCTCGCGGACCGGCTGGGCATCCCGGTGCTGACCCTCGTGGACACCCCGGGCGCCGCCAACGACGCGGCGGCGGAGCGGCAGGGCGCGGGTCCCGCGATCGCGGACCTGTTCGGCGCGGTGGCGGGCGCCCGCACCCCGGTGACGACGCTGGTGATCGGCGAGGGCGGCTCCGGCGGCGCGCTGGCGCTGGCCGCGCCCGGCAACACCTGGGCCACCCCGGACAGTTACTTCTCGGTGATCGCGCCGGAGCTCGCGGCGGCCATCCTCAAGCGGCCGCCCCGCGAGGTGGAGACGACGGCGGACCAGCTCCGCATCCGGCCGCAGGATCTGGTGGAGCTGGGGGTGATCCGGGGGACCGTGGGTCCGTGA